AGACCTGTCAGGCCTATTATTGTCAGGGTCCGCAGCTTCCTGATGAGCCAGTACAAGATTCTGAAACATGGATCTCTAGACCCTCCATCAATCTTATATCACCACCCCCTTCCAAAAAATGAATGTCAACAGGCAAAAAGATTGTTGGGCACTCACTCGGCCTTCTTCTCTTCAGAGGCCCCACTCAGTTATAGACCTCTCCTATTTTAAAACTGTTCTCCACACTCTGACCTCCCCAAGAAAACTTCTGAGATTAACCCCACCCCAGTTGCCATCACTCCATGTGGTACTTTGGTAGTTCCTGGGGTAACTGTTTTATGTGGTTTTGTCATTTGTGTTTTGACACATTTATTAAGTTGTCAGCTACTCTAATAGAGACATTAACTTGAATAGTCATTGTTTCCATTGTAcctcccaaagatcccagcactGTATTCTGCATGAGAAATTCCCTAGTTCATCTTGTTTTGTCTGAGAATCACTCCCTTCGTTATGCCTTGATAAGTCATCTTGCCAGGGGAATTTCTCATAGAAGGCCCCTTCACAGCCTCTTCTTCCCACAGGACTGGAGGCAAGATTGAAGAAAATAAGATaggtttttttctgtttctatgaatacatgtgtgtgtgtgtgtgtgtgtgtgtgtgtgtgcgcgcgcacgCGCTGGGGTGCTATCTACTCTCACATAACAGAAACTATGGCACCacacaaagagatagagaagccACTCAGAACTCACAGAACAGGAAATACCAAAAACTTGGGGGCCCAATTGAAAGTGGAGCTAACTAGAATGTGGCTAGAAAAGCCATCTGAATGATCCAATGAGATGGGagcataggatcatggatttagagctagatgggACCTCAAATACCATAGAGTCcaatttgctcattttacagatgagaaaaatgcatCCTAGAGAAGTTAACTGATTTTCCCAATGTCATATGGGTAAGAAATATCCaagctggggggcagctgggtagctcagtggattgagagccaggcctagagacaggaggtcctaggttcaaatctgacctcagccacttcctagctgtgtgaccctgggcaagtcacttgacccccattgcctagcccttaccactcttctgccttggagccaatacacagtattgactccaagacggaaggtaagggtttttaagaaaaaaaaaatatccaagcTGGACCTTGAACCCATATCATCTGCCTCAAAATCCAGTGTGCTTTTCATGATACCATGCTGCTGCTTCTCACCAGCTCTAGCTCTTCTCCcacattctcctttccctctatccCTCCCCCCTCACACTCAGGCTCCCAGTCATCTCCATCCCTCAATCTAGCCACCCCCTCTTCTTTTGGCAGGAACATTAATCAACAACCAAATTTGCTGTTATCTTCGGTCACTTGAGCTAAATGGCTGCCCACTTCCTTACACGTTTGGAAGACTAGATCTTTACCTGGCAGGTCTGAGAAGTCAAAAGATTGAATGACAGAACAGAGTCCGACCTCAGAATCAGGAAGCCTTGAGTGCAAGTCCTACATCTaatacatactggctgtgtgtccccagggaagtcacttaacttctccatACCACTAGTTAGTTCTCTACAAATTATTGAAGGAAATTTTGACACTGGGATTTCCCCATGGGCGAAATGACAGGTGTAGGCCAAAAAAAGTTGTAAATTGCAAGTATAAAGTATGGGATAGGACAGCGTTTATGCCTGTCTTTTCTTAGAAGTAATGGGTTGGGAGGAAATAGAAGAAGGagattattttttggtttccatTGTTGGAATCTGATCATTGTTGGGTGTGTGGTaaaccttctcttttctctcctccaatGGCTTTGACAGAATCGACAGTTCCAAGCATGCCAACGGATAAGGTTCAGTCTCTAGAAGGGAATGAAAGTCCTGGAACTAGATGTTGTGGAAGCAGGGCCTGGAGAGCTTTGTGTTCACATAGGAGAGGGGCCTCCTGGCTCTGGGGGATGGAAAGCACAAGAGCTAAAATGAAGATTCTAATAGAGAGAAACCATGATACAAAAGAGCCCCTGGCTGGGTGTTAGGAAATTCAAGTTCTAGACCCACATCTGGCCCTATTGAACTTTGAGGAAGTGCCTGCCTTCTGGCTGGCCTTCAGCTTCCTCCTTTGTCAAATGacaggattggactagatgatctccaagctCCCTTCCAACTGATATAGCAGACTATTCAGCAAATCTATAAAGTattataattgtaataataataataactgtcaTTTTGGAAGTGCTTTAAGGgtatacaaagtgctttcctcacaacaaccctgtgaggtgggaAGTACTACTCTTATCATCACcgctttacagataaggaaatagaggctcagagaggataggtgacttgcccaggattacacagcaaaAAAGCCTTTGAGGCAGGATTCCAATCTACGTCTCTCTGGCAATTCCACATCTGTTACTCTTCCAGCTAATACTCTGCTGCATCTTTGAGTTGGAAGTGGGTCTTCTAGTGCCTGGGTCTGAAGCCTTAATGCAAGGTCAGATGAACAGTCTGGTCTCTTCTCAAAAGGCCAAGGACCATCTTAACCTATTGCCAAAACAGGCCTGGATGAGGAGCCTCCCAGCCAGAGGACTAGAGTGTCAAACACCCTGGACCTCAAGGCTTCTCCTCAGGCTCGGTCCCTGGTTCAGGGGTGTCTAGACCATCAGATGAGTAGTCATCCTCATGGGTCTGCTTCATCTTGGTTTCAAGGACTGTAATTCGCTGCTTCAGCTTCTGCTGAGCACCAGTATATTCAGCAAGAAGGCGGCCAAAGCGAGTATACAAGGTCTCCATGTTGGTCTCCAGCTGTTCCAGCTTCTCCTGTACATCTACCTCCATACTGGCAGCCACCTCATTCTCATCCAGTAGCCCTTCCTTCATGAGGATTTCCCGCCCTCTCTCCTCCAGGACCTTCTTGGCATCTGGGTACTCTGTCACGGCCTCCATGAGGTCATCCTTGGACAAACAGAATAGATCTGAGTAGCCCAGGCTTCGGATGTTGGCTGTGCGCCTGTTGCCCATCTTGCTTCCCTTAATGTTGAGAATGCTGATTTCTCCAAAGCAACTCCCTGCTGAAAGCAGGGCATATTGGGTAACACCATCATCTGCAACCACAGCCAGCTTCCCTTCCTTAATGATGTACATCTCTTTGCCAATGTCTCCTTTCCTGCAGATGTAATCTCCAGGGCTGAAGACCTGAGGGCGAAGTTTCAGCACCAGCTCCACCAAGAGTCCAGCCTCACAGTCCTGGAAGATTCGTACTTTTTTTAGGGTTGACAGGTGGACATTGATGGCAATCTCTGCCCTGAGCTTGGCTGGCAAGTTCTTTAGGACTTCCCGCTCATCCACAGTCTTCTTGTTGGTCCACAGGTAGTCAAACCACCTAATGACCTTGGCTTCCATTTCCTTACTTACCTTGCGGAACTGCATGTAATGCTTGATGGCATCGATCTTGGCCTGGAACTCTGCTCGAGTGGCATTCATGTTGGAGATCATGGAGCCCACATTTCCTACAATCGTGGCAAAGATGAGGACACCAATCAGGAAGTCAAAGATGACAAAGAGATACTCCTCATCCTTCACTGGTGGAGGTGTCTCTCCAATGGTAGTAAGGGTGAGTGTGGACCAGT
Above is a genomic segment from Monodelphis domestica isolate mMonDom1 chromosome X, mMonDom1.pri, whole genome shotgun sequence containing:
- the CNGA2 gene encoding cyclic nucleotide-gated olfactory channel; this translates as MTEKTNGVKSSPANNHNHHPPPSVKANGKDEPERRTSRPQSAADDDTSSELQRLAALDNPQQGRGAFRRVVRLVRVLRDWANKNFREEEPRPDSFLERFRGPELQTVTTQQGDGKGDKDGDGKGKKKKFELFVLDPAGDWYYRWLFVIAMPVLYNWCLLVARACFSDLQRGYYLVWLILDYVSDVVYIGDLFIRLRTGFLEQGLLVKDTKKLRDNYIHTLQFKLDVASIIPTDVVYFAVGIHNPELRFNRLLHFARMFEFFDRTETRTSYPNIFRISNLVLYILVIIHWNACIYYAISKSIGFGVDTWVYPNITDPEYGYLAREYIYCLYWSTLTLTTIGETPPPVKDEEYLFVIFDFLIGVLIFATIVGNVGSMISNMNATRAEFQAKIDAIKHYMQFRKVSKEMEAKVIRWFDYLWTNKKTVDEREVLKNLPAKLRAEIAINVHLSTLKKVRIFQDCEAGLLVELVLKLRPQVFSPGDYICRKGDIGKEMYIIKEGKLAVVADDGVTQYALLSAGSCFGEISILNIKGSKMGNRRTANIRSLGYSDLFCLSKDDLMEAVTEYPDAKKVLEERGREILMKEGLLDENEVAASMEVDVQEKLEQLETNMETLYTRFGRLLAEYTGAQQKLKQRITVLETKMKQTHEDDYSSDGLDTPEPGTEPEEKP